The proteins below are encoded in one region of Oligoflexus sp.:
- the rplT gene encoding 50S ribosomal protein L20: MARAKRGFKARRRRKKIFALAKGFRGARKNRFRNSIHVVRRSLVYAYRDRRVKKREFRKLWITRINAAARAAGLRYSELIHGLKKANITLDRSVLADLALNQPAAFGELVNSAKAALAR; this comes from the coding sequence ATGGCACGCGCCAAACGCGGTTTTAAAGCAAGACGTCGTAGAAAGAAAATATTCGCCCTGGCAAAAGGCTTCCGTGGAGCCCGCAAAAACCGGTTCCGCAACTCGATCCACGTTGTGCGTCGCAGCCTTGTGTACGCTTACCGTGACCGTCGCGTCAAGAAACGTGAATTCCGCAAACTGTGGATCACCCGTATTAACGCCGCTGCCCGCGCTGCTGGCCTGCGTTACTCCGAACTGATTCACGGTCTGAAGAAAGCCAACATCACTTTGGACCGTAGCGTTCTTGCCGATTTGGCGCTGAATCAGCCAGCGGCTTTTGGTGAACTTGTAAACAGCGCTAAGGCAGCTTTGGCTCGCTAA
- the rpmI gene encoding 50S ribosomal protein L35, giving the protein MPKMKTKRAAAKRFTVLSSGKIKRAQAYKRHILTKKSRKRLNKLRTAAYVHKSNVGLILACLPYR; this is encoded by the coding sequence ATGCCAAAAATGAAGACCAAGCGTGCCGCGGCGAAGCGTTTTACAGTGCTTTCGTCCGGCAAAATCAAGCGCGCCCAGGCGTACAAGCGCCACATCCTGACCAAGAAGAGTCGTAAACGTCTGAACAAGCTGCGGACCGCTGCCTATGTGCACAAGTCAAACGTCGGCCTGATTCTGGCCTGTTTGCCGTACCGTTGA